A genomic region of Oryza glaberrima chromosome 1, OglaRS2, whole genome shotgun sequence contains the following coding sequences:
- the LOC127761978 gene encoding uncharacterized protein LOC127761978, with translation MARKRKTDAAPRLDEADRTLYSTFCGAANSLSQLYTQAMAQQKLSFQAGERHSLEKLHQWILRKHEEESRLTVADIMSHIQHELDYGGNDPHVSPRVHQHSANPFANSSIQPSAGSYGQATVGFAPRPSISDQSKNTIFSNALSSPVRRSLQSYHLTQGSGNGGRNAETNSAGQNRETNSGGSNDTSMDMVSDSAGNEYY, from the exons atggcccgGAAGAGGAAGACGGACGCGGCGCCGCGGCTGGACGAGGCGGACCGGACGCTCTACTCCACCTTCTGCGGCGCCGCCAACTCCCTCTCCCAGCTCTACACCCAGGCCATGGCCCAGCAGAAGCTCTCCTTCCAGGCCGGCGAGCGCCACTCCCTC GAAAAACTCCACCAGTGGATATTGAGAAAGCATGAGGAAGAGTCGAGGCTCACGGTGGCTGATATAATGTCTCATATCCAG CATGAGTTGGATTATGGAGGTAATGATCCACATGTTTCCCCCAGAGTACATCAGCATAGTGCAAATCCGTTTGCAAACTCAAGCATCCAACCCTCAGCTGGTTCCTATGGTCAAGCAACAGTAGGATTTGCGCCTAGACCCAGCATCAGTGATCAGTCAAAGAATACAATTTTCTCAAATGCTTTATCAAGCCCGGTCCGTCGGAGCCTTCAGAGCTATCATTTAACCCAAGGATCTGGTAATGGAGGCCGGAATGCAGAAACAAACTCTGCAGGGCAGAATAGGGAGACCAACTCTGGAGGCTCCAATGACACCTCAATGGACATGGTTTCGGACAGCGCTGGTAACGAATACTACTGA
- the LOC127760515 gene encoding uncharacterized protein LOC127760515, which produces MRAAAPPADPTVVMASSSPEKKHPPGCGSQDSQPIACTDDPPLSESPTTDLGCHDPRDEDANHPAPPMGKDSDDIFASTNSDNMNMLIGDIDEDSDDDGYVDEETTCPGQNFTKEQEKEIMRKWLETYDKKNREFMVACEEFQKQGGDETSASRPVFPFKPLPETTDFCITKSLCYHREYKTNDTSETASTIGWREPKEMLQIFSLRLFSSLSYPISVYGIFAVRDYLDPLRNYVFNRTRDDPVIVEQDPFTLPLCSPCRGMYVIEYALFEVDLWVKMEGGVSNDKRLLSAYVEIFARGVFNKEMSGRILSDHSYLDTHYMYLSRSIEAVIQVSTEIDSNDPRHVKFTAFCSGFDNEILLFNGKFCKDKSFEHIVAMKSKGKLVVRLEFEGSLFCWTFNDGDLGAVNSPDDSVLKQFHVRVVFSPKQCVPPTYNSFFLWRRSKSVQKA; this is translated from the exons ATGAGAGCAGCAGCGCCACCAGCGGACCCAACCGTGGTGATGgcttcgtcgtcgccggagaagaagcatCCACCTGGTTGTGGCTCTCAGGACTCCCAGCCCATCGCTTGCACGGACGATCCCCCCTTGTCTGAATCCCCAACGACGGACCTAGGCTGCCACGATCCGCGCGACGAGGACGCCAACCACCCGGCACCACCCATGGGCAAAG ATTCAGACGACATCTTTGCCTCAACCAACTCAGACAATATGAATATGTTGATCGGTGACATCGACGAGGATAGTGATGATGATGGTTACGTGGACGAGGAGACAACTTGCCCAG GGCAGAACTTCACGAAGGAGCAGGAAAAGGAAATAATGCGCAAGTGGCTGGAAACATACGACAAGAAGAATAGAGAATTCATGGTGGCGTGCGAGGAGTTCCAAAAGCAGGGAGGAGATGAGACGAGTGCTTCTCGTCCAGTATTTCCTTTTAAACCGCTCCCCGAGACAACAGATTTCTGTATCACCAAGAGTTTATGCTATCACCGTGAATACAAGACCAATGATACTTCTGAGA CTGCATCTACTATTGGGTGGCGTGAACCCAAGGAGATGCTCCAGATCTTCTCTTTGAGGTTGTTCAGCTCCTTGTCCTATCCTATTAGTGTTTACGGAATCTTTGCAGTACGTGATTACTTGGACCCTTTGCGGAATTATGTCTTCAACCGTACGAGAGATGATCCTGTCATAGTTGAACAG GATCCCTTCACATTACCTCTTTGCAGCCCTTGTCGAGGAATGTATGTAATAGAATATGCATTGTTTGAGGTTGATCTTTGGGTGAAAATGGAAGGTGGAGTATCTAATGACAAGCGATTACTATCCGCGTATGTCGAGATTTTTGCCCGTGGCGTGTTTAATAAGGAGATGAGTGGGCGGATATTAAGTGACCATAGCTATCTGGACACACACTACATGTATCTTTCACGGAGTATTGAAGCTGTCATACAAGTATCCACAGAGATTGACAGTAACGATCCTCGCCATGTGAAATTCACTGCTTTCTGTAGTGGTTTTGACAATGAGATTTTGCTGTTCAATGGGAAATTCTGTAAGGACAAGTCTTTCGAGCACATTGTGGCAATGAAGTCCAAGGGAAAACTGGTTGTTCGCTTGGAGTTTGAGGGATCCCTGTTTTGCTGGACTTTTAACGATGGTGATCTTGGAGCTGTTAATTCTCCCGATGATTCAGTCCTGAAGCAATTTCATGTCAGGGTGGTCTTTTCTCCAAAACAATGTGTACCACCAACCTACAATAGCTtctttttgtggagaagaagcaAATCAGTACAAAAGGCTTGA
- the LOC127778836 gene encoding putative pentatricopeptide repeat-containing protein At5g09950, which produces MHRKLPPLPPLTLRRSSSSAAAAASPPPPPPRRLPPPVPLRDLLAHRLPPTPTPDRPPLSRPHPHDDVLLRGRRPGCDASPESLHLEVVKRGLTHDLFLANHLVNSYAKGARLDAARRVFDGMPGRNAVSWTCLISGHVLSGLPEDAFPLFCAMLREGPGCRPTSFTFGSVLRACQDSGPDRLGFAVQVHGLVSKTEFTSNTTVCNALISMYGSCSVGPPILAQRVFDTTPVRDLITWNALMSVYAKKGDAICTFTLFRAMQYDDSGIELRPTEHTFGSLITATYLSSCSLGLLDQLFVRVLKSGCSSDLYVGSALVSAFARHGMLDEAKDIYLGLKERNAVTLNGLIAGLVKQQHGEAAAEIFMGARDSAAVNVDTYVVLLSAIAEFSTVEQGLRKGREVHAHVLRAGHIYRKIAVSNGLVNMYAKCGAIDKACRVFQLMEARDRISWNTIITALDQNGYCEAAMMNYCLMRQNSIGPSNFAAISGLSSCAGLGLLAAGQQLHCDAVKWGLYLDTSVSNALVKMYGECGRMSECWEIFNSMSAHDVVSWNSIMGVMASSQAPITESVQVFSNMMKSGLVPNKVTFVNFLAALTPLSVLELGKQIHSVMLKHGVTEDNAVDNALMSCYAKSGDVDSCERLFSRMSGRRDAISWNSMISGYIYNGHLQEAMDCVWLMMHSEQMMDHCTFSIVLNACASVAALERGMEMHAFGLRSHLESDVVVESALVDMYSKCGRIDYASKVFHSMSQKNEFSWNSMISGYARHGLGRKALEIFEEMQESGESPDHVTFVSVLSACSHAGLVERGLDYFELMEDYGILPRIEHYSCVIDLLGRAGELDKIQEYMKRMPMKPNTLIWRTVLVACQQSKHRAKIDLGTEASRMLLELEPQNPVNYVLASKFHAAIGRWEDTAKARAAMKGAAVKKEAGRSWVTLTDGVHTFIAGDRSHPNTIEIYEKLNFFIQKIRNAGYVPLTEYVLHDLEEENKEELLRYHSEKLAVAFVLTRSSSGGPIRIMKNLRVCGDCHTAFRYISQIVGRQIILRDSIRFHHFKDGKCSCGDYW; this is translated from the coding sequence ATGCACCGCAAGCTCCCGCCATTACCTCCCCTCACactccgccgctcctcctcctccgccgccgccgcggcctctcctccaccgccgccacctcgccgtctccctcctccGGTTCCGCTCCGTGACCTCCTcgcccaccgcctcccgcccacgcccacgccggaCCGGCCTCCCCTCTCGCGGCCGCATCCTCACGACGacgtcctcctccgcggccgACGCCCGGGCTGCGACGCCTCGCCGGAGAGCCTCCACCTCGAGGTCGTCAAGAGGGGCCTCACCCATGACCTCTTCCTCGCCAACCACCTCGTCAACTCGTACGCCAAGGGCGCGCGCCTGGACGCCGCGCGCagggtgttcgacggaatgccggGCCGGAACGCCGTTTCTTGGACCTGCCTCATCTCCGGGCACGTGCTGTCCGGGCTCCCCGAGGATGCCTTCCCGCTGTTCTGCGCCATGCTGCGGGAGGGGCCGGGGTGCAGGCCTACGTCGTTCACCTTTGGCAGCGTGCTCCGGGCGTGCCAGGATTCCGGGCCGGACCGGCTGGGCTTCGCCGTGCAGGTCCATGGGTTGGTCTCTAAGACAGAGTTCACTTCAAACACCACGGTGTGCAATGCCCTGATCTCTATGTATGGCAGTTGCTCCGTTGGTCCGCCGATCCTGGCACAGCGTGTGTTTGATACCACTCCAGTCAGGGACTTGATCACATGGAACGCCTTGATGTCTGTGTATGCAAAGAAAGGGGATGCAATTTGTACGTTTACTCTGTTCAGGGCTATGCAGTATGATGATTCGGGGATCGAGTTGAGGCCGACAGAGCATACTTTTGGGAGCTTAATCACCGCGACATATCTTTCCTCATGCAGCTTGGGCCTGCTTGATCAATTGTTTGTGAGGGTGCTCAAATCTGGCTGCTCAAGTGACCTGTATGTGGGCAGTGCTCTAGTAAGTGCATTTGCGAGACATGGCATGCTTGATGAAGCAAAGGACATTTATCTCGGTCTGAAAGAGAGAAATGCAGTTACTTTGAATGGTCTGATAGCGGGTTTGGTCAAGCAGCAACATGGTGAAGCGGCAGCAGAGATTTTCATGGGAGCAAGGGATTCCGCTGCTGTCAACGTGGATACATATGTTGTGTTGCTTAGTGCAATAGCTGAGTTTTCTACAGTAGAACAAGGGTTGAGGAAAGGTAGGGAAGTCCATGCACATGTGCTCAGAGCTGGACATATTTATAGGAAAATTGCAGTTAGTAATGGTCTAGTTAATATGTATGCCAAGTGTGGTGCCATTGATAAAGCATGTAGAGTTTTTCAGCTGATGGAAGCAAGGGATCGGATTTCATGGAATACCATTATCACTGCTCTTGATCAAAATGGATACTGTGAAGCAGCAATGATGAATTACTGTTTAATGAGACAAAATAGTATAGGTCCATCAAACTTTGCAGCAATTAGTGGCTTAAGTTCCTGTGCTGGTTTGGGACTTTTAGCTGCAGGCCAACAATTGCACTGTGATGCTGTAAAATGGGGACTATATTTAGATACCTCTGTTTCAAATGCTCTTGTTAAAATGTATGGAGAATGTGGGCGGATGTCAGAATGCTGGGAAATTTTCAATTCTATGTCTGCACATGATGTAGTTTCTTGGAATTCTATCATGGGTGTTATGGCGAGCTCACAAGCACCTATTACTGAATCTGTACAAGTTTTCTCCAATATGATGAAGAGTGGTTTGGTCCCAAACAAAGTGACGTTTGTTAACTTTCTAGCTGCTTTGACTCCATTATCTGTTCTTGAACTTGGAAAGCAGATTCATTCTGTCATGCTGAAGCATGGAGTTACAGAAGATAATGCAGTAGATAATGCACTCATGTCATGCTATGCAAAGTCAGGAGATGTGGATTCCTGTGAGCGGCTGTTTTCTAGAATGTCTGGCAGACGGGATGCTATCTCATGGAATTCAATGATTTCAGGGTACATCTACAATGGACATCTGCAGGAAGCTATGGACTGTGTTTGGCTTATGATGCATAGTGAACAAATGATGGATCACTGCACCTTCTCCATTGTACTGAATGCATGTGCTTCTGTGGCAGCATTGGAGCGTGGAATGGAGATGCATGCTTTTGGTTTAAGGTCACACTTGGAATCAGATGTTGTGGTCGAGAGTGCTCTTGTTGATATGTACTCCAAGTGTGGAAGGATAGACTATGCTTCAAAGGTATTTCATTCCATGAGTCAGAAAAATGAGTTCTCATGGAACTCCATGATTTCTGGTTATGCGAGACATGGTCTCGGAAGGAAAGCTTTGGAGATATTTGAGGAAATGCAAGAGAGCGGAGAAAGTCCAGACCATGTCACGTTTGTGAGTGTTTTGTCTGCCTGTAGTCACGCTGGTTTAGTTGAAAGAGGCCTTGACTACTTTGAATTGATGGAGGATTATGGTATATTACCTCGGATTGAGCATTATTCTTGTGTTATAGACCTTCTTGGTCGAGCTGGGGAGCTTGATAAGATACAGGAGTACATGAAAAGAATGCCAATGAAACCAAATACTCTCATATGGAGGACGGTATTAGTTGCTTGTCAACAATCAAAACACAGGGCTAAGATAGATCTGGGGACAGAAGCTTCAAGGATGCTTTTGGAATTAGAACCTCAAAATCCTGTAAATTATGTTCTTGCATCTAAGTTTCATGCAGCAATAGGAAGGTGGGAAGACACAGCCAAAGCCCGGGCTGCAATGAAGGGAGCAGCAGTGAAAAAAGAGGCCGGTCGCAGTTGGGTAACCTTAACTGATGGAGTTCATACCTTCATTGCTGGTGACAGGTCACATCCAAACACCATAGAAATCTATGAGAAGCTCAACTTTTTTATTCAGAAGATAAGGAATGCAGGTTATGTTCCACTGACAGAATATGTTTTACATGATCTTGAAGAAGAGAACAAAGAAGAACTGCTAAGATATCACAGTGAAAAGCTTGCGGTTGCTTTTGTTCTGACTCGTTCCTCCTCAGGTGGCCCCATAAGGATCATGAAGAACCTTCGGGTTTGCGGAGATTGCCATACAGCTTTCAGATACATTTCTCAGATTGTTGGTCGGCAAATCATTTTAAGGGATTCAATCCGATTTCATCATTTCAAGGATGGGAAATGTTCTTGTGGGGACTACTGGTAA
- the LOC127763472 gene encoding pentatricopeptide repeat-containing protein At3g29230-like, translated as MAARPIAKAAHELPSLYCLTLKTPEFLVRAGKSGQAGNEALDLFDGMPPKSQVAWNKALGMLVGAGRIERALSFFHEMPGKNAASYATMIGGLSRARAASVARHLFDDLPLGKHNVFTWTAMVSCHVRNGEPREAVQLFAALYGELYERGVLPNAHTLSSLLKACVALQSLAMATQLHALALKLLEEGNTDNTFVWNGLIDVHAKVGALCDAEKVFDGMRFKDASSWTIMMDGYSRHKLIDKALYLFRSMKNKDAFTWNVIISCLWQNRRGEDALRLFIDLLRLGDRDNGGAKPDASIYTTVLHICSVLSLLTLGRQVHARTVKSGLSRSHVFVGNSLMNMYSCSGSTADLEKVFDEMAARDVVSWNTAIQGLGQNGRGRRALAFAERALALGLYNGNTFVAILASCSHAELVAEGMAYFDAMEVEYGVERAFEHYVGAIDLLGRAGRLRDAHGLLLGMPFAPSALAWTTLLHCCLAHKNCSIGSVAARELRALQPDGGGWNYERLLRGCGGGGGGGGGGEAGGGKSSEHLPGCSWVV; from the coding sequence atGGCGGCGCGGCCGATCGCCAAGGCGGCACACGAGCTGCCGTCGCTGTATTGTTTGACCCTGAAAACCCCGGAGTTCTTGGTGCGGGCGGGGAAATCCGGGCAGGCGGGCAACGAGGCCCTCGACttgttcgacggaatgccccCGAAGAGCCAGGTCGCCTGGAATAAGGCACTGGGCATGCTCGTCGGCGCAGGGCGCATCGAGCGGGCGCTCTCGTTTTTCCACGAGATGCCCGGGAAGAACGCCGCCTCGTACGCCACCATGATCGGGGGCCTCTCCCGCGCCAGGGCGGCCTCCGTGGCGCGCCACCTCTTCGACGACCTGCCGCTGGGAAAGCACAACGTGTTCACCTGGACGGCCATGGTGTCCTGCCATGTCCGGAACGGGGAGCCCCGCGAGGCGGTCCAGCTGTTCGCGGCGCTCTACGGCGAGCTCTACGAACGTGGGGTGCTGCCCAACGCGCACACGCTCAGCTCGTTGCTCAAGGCCTGCGTGGCTCTCCAGTCGCTCGCCATGGCAACGCAGCTCCATGCCCTGGCACTCAAGCTCCTGGAGGAGGGGAATACAGACAACACCTTTGTGTGGAACGGTTTGATCGACGTGCACGCCAAGGTCGGCGCGTTGTGTGACGCCGAGAAGGTGTTCGACGGGATGCGCTTCAAGGATGCAAGTTCTTGGACCATCATGATGGATGGATACTCGCGGCACAAGCTCATCGACAAGGCTCTATATCTCTTCAGATCGATGAAGAACAAGGACGCCTTCACATGGAACGTCATCATATCCTGTTTGTGGCAGAACCGCCGAGGAGAAGACGCGCTCCGCCTCTTCATCGATCTGCTGAGGTTGGGTGATCGCGACAATGGCGGCGCCAAGCCGGACGCATCAATCTACACGACGGTCCTGCACATCTGCTCGGTGCTGTCCCTGCTCACCCTCGGGAGGCAAGTCCACGCGCGCACCGTCAAGAGCGGCCTCTCGCGCAGCCATGTCTTCGTCGGCAACTCCCTGATGAACATGTACAGCTGTTCCGGCTCGACAGCCGATCTGGAGAAGGTGTTCGACGAGATGGCGGCGCGCGACGTCGTGTCGTGGAACACGGCGATACAGGGGCTCGGCCAGAACGGCCGCGGGAGGCGAGCGCTGGCGTTCGCGGAGCGCGCGCTGGCGCTGGGTCTCTACAACGGCAACACCTTCGTCGCCATCCTGGCGTCGTGCAGCCACGCCGAGCTGGTCGCCGAGGGGATGGCCTACTTCGACGCCATGGAGGTCGAGTACGGGGTGGAGCGCGCGTTCGAGCACTACGTCGGCGCCATCGATCTCCTCGGCCGCGCGGGGCGGCTGCGGGACGCGCACGGCCTGCTCCTCGGCATGCCGTTCGCGCCCAGCGCGCTGGCGTGGACGACGCTCCTGCACTGCTGCCTGGCTCACAAGAACTGCTCTATCGGGAGCGTCGCGGCGAGGGAGCTCAGAGCGCTGcagcccgacggcggcggctggaacTACGAGAGATTGCTgcgaggctgcggcggcggcggcggcggcggtggaggtggggaaGCCGGAGGCGGGAAGAGCTCTGAACACTTACCAGGATGCAGCTGGGtcgtctga
- the LOC127778853 gene encoding light-harvesting complex-like protein OHP2, chloroplastic yields MSLAPSIPSIKVKVGGVAAVAVSPPRHRACRSSFAVIRSSKAEGAPRRPAAPPLSPPPKTPTLSTPPTLSQPPTPVKPAAPSSSPPPSQDPEPKQAAAPVAVAAPAAAGAVTLEYQRKVAKDLQDYFKQKKLDEADQGPFFGFLGKNEISNGRWAMFGFAVGMLTEYATGSDFVQQVKILLSNFGIVDLD; encoded by the exons ATGTCTCTGGCTCCCTCCATCCCTTCCATCAAGGTGAAGGTGGGAGGCGTCGCGGCCGTCGCGGTCTCGCCTCCTCGCCACCGGGCATGCCGGTCGTCGTTCGCCGTGATCAGGAGCTCCAAGGCGGAGGGGGCGCCCAGGAgacccgccgcgccgccgctgtcgccgccgcccaagaCGCCGACTCTGTCCACACCTCCGACGCTGTCCCAGCCGCCCACCCCGGTGAAGCCGGCTGcgccttcgtcgtcgccgccgccgtcgcaggaTCCTGAGCCGAAGCAGGCCGCGGCGCCGGTGGCTgtggcggcgcccgcggcggcgggggccgtGACGTTGGAGTACCAGAGAAAGGTGGCCAAGGATCTGCAGGATTACTTCAAGCAGAAGAAGCTGGACGAGGCTGACCAGGGTCCCTTCTTTGGGTTCTTGGGCAAGAATGAGATTTCCAATGGAAG ATGGGCTATGTTTGGGTTTGCAGTAGGGATGCTAACAGAGTACGCAACCGGCTCGGATTTTGTTCAACAAGTGAAGATCCTTCTCTCCAATTTTGGGATTGTGGATTTGGACTGA
- the LOC127778847 gene encoding uncharacterized protein LOC127778847, which produces MLLAVEGGGFFSSSASGYSHGLALLLLGRKDEEKPVKVSPWNQYRLVDREAEQVYHLASRKDQAPGKCAPFICFGRAAAGLEGASPPKLSSGNTSGSSSEESSASANEGTNGSLTGNEKKGCLKSNSRRDSLEHCIVVSEGEEPRESLEEVQTLKSGMERRKVQWTDTCGKELFEIREFEASDEGLSDDDMENEGFRKCECVIQ; this is translated from the exons ATGCTGCTGGCTGTGGAAGGAGGGGGCTTTTTCTCGTCGTCGGCTTCAGGGTACAGCCATGGCCTTGCCCTTCTGCTTCTTGGGCGGAAAGATGAAGAGAAGCCTGTCAAGGTATCCCCGTGGAATCAGTACCGACTAGTCGACCGGGAAGCTGAGCAGGTGTATCATCTGGCTTCCAGGAAAGACCAAGCTCCTGGTAAATGTGCCCCGTTTATCTGCTTTGGCCGTGCAGCTGCTGGGCTTGAGGGGGCGTCTCCTCCAAAACTGAGTTCAGGGAACACATCAGGGAGTTCGTCCGAAGAGTCGTCTGCTTCAGCAAACGAAGGAACTAATGGTTCATTAACTGGAAATGAGAAAAAGGGTTGCCTTAAGAGCAACTCAAGAAGGGATTCCTTAGAGCATTGTATAGTGGTAAGTGAAGGTGAAGAGCCACGAGAGTCACTGGAAGAGGTTCAAACCTTGAAATCTGGCATGGAACGAAGAAAAGTTCAATGGACTGATACGTGTGGAAAAGAGCTTTTTGAGATAAGGGAATTTGAAGCTAG TGATGAAGGTTTGTCAGATGATGATATGGAGAATGAGGGTTTCAGGAAATGTGAGTGTGTGATTCAGTAG